In Equus quagga isolate Etosha38 chromosome 14, UCLA_HA_Equagga_1.0, whole genome shotgun sequence, one DNA window encodes the following:
- the NECTIN1 gene encoding nectin-1 isoform X2, whose product MARMGLAGAAGRWWGLALGLTAFFLPGAHTQVVQVNDSMYGFIGTDVVLHCSFANLLPGVKITQVTWQKATNGSKQNVALYNPAMGVSVLAPYRERVEFLRPSFTDGTIRLSRLELEDEGVYICEFATFPAGNRESQLNLTVMAKPTNWIEGTQAVLRAKKGQDDKVLVATCTSANGKPPSVVSWETRLKGEAEYQEIRNPNGTVTVISRYRLVPSREAHQQSLACIVNYHMDRFRESLTLNVQYEPEVTIKGFDGNWYLQRMDVKLTCKADANPPATEYRWTTLNGSLPKGVEAHNRTLFFKGPINYSLAGTYICEATNAIGTRSGQVEVNITEFPYTPSPPEHGRRAGSVPTAIIGGVAGSVLLVLIVVGGIVVALRRRRHTFKGDYSTKKHVYGNGYSKAGIPQHHPPMAQNLQYPDDSDDEKKAGPLGGSSYEEEEEEDGGGGGERKVGGPHPKYDEDAKRPYFTVDEAEARQDGYGDRTLGYQYDPEQLDLAENMVSQNDGSFISKKEWYV is encoded by the exons GCGCCCACACCCAGGTGGTCCAGGTGAACGACTCCATGTATGGTTTCATTGGCACGGATGTGGTGCTGCACTGCAGCTTCGCCAACCTGCTGCCCGGCGTGAAGATCACCCAGGTCACGTGGCAAAAGGCCACCAATGGCTCCAAGCAGAACGTGGCCCTCTACAACCCAGCCATGGGCGTCTCCGTGCTGGCTCCCTACCGCGAGCGTGTGGAGTTCCTGCGGCCCTCCTTCACTGACGGCACCATCCGCCTCTCCCGCCTAGAGCTGGAGGATGAGGGAGTCTACATCTGCGAGTTCGCCACCTTCCCTGCCGGCAATCGAGAGAGCCAGCTCAACCTCACCGTCATGG CCAAACCCACCAACTGGATAGAGGGCACCCAAGCAGTGCTTCGAGCCAAGAAGGGGCAGGATGACAAGGTCCTGGTGGCCACCTGCACCTCGGCCAATGGGAAGCCTCCCAGTGTGGTATCCTGGGAAACTCGGCTGAAGGGCGAGGCAGAGTACCAGGAGATCCGGAACCCCAACGGCACGGTGACCGTCATCAGCCGCTACCGCCTGGTGCCCAGCCGGGAAGCCCACCAGCAGTCCCTGGCCTGCATCGTCAACTACCACATGGACCGCTTCCGGGAAAGCCTCACCCTCAACGTGCAGT ATGAGCCTGAGGTGACCATCAAGGGATTTGATGGGAACTGGTACCTGCAGCGGATGGATGTAAAGCTCACATGCAAAGCTGATGCTAACCCCCCAGCCACCGAGTACCGCTGGACCAC GCTGAACGGCTCTCTCCCCAAGGGCGTGGAGGCCCACAACAGAACCCTCTTCTTCAAGGGACCTATCAACTATAGCCTGGCAGGGACCTACATCTGTGAGGCCACCAACGCCATCGGCACCCGCTCGGGCCAGGTGGAAGTCAACATCACAG AATTTCCCTACACCCCGTCTCCTCCCGAACACGGGCGGCGCGCCGGGTCGGTACCCACGGCCATCATTGGGGGCGTGGCGGGGAGCGTCCTGCTGGTGCTGATCGTTGTTGGCGGGATCGTGGTGGCCCTGCGCCGGCGCCGGCACACCTTCAAGGGCGACTACAGCACCAAGAAGCACGTGTATGGCAATGGCTACAGCAAGGCGGGCATCCCGCAGCACCACCCGCCCATGGCCCAGAACCTACAGTACCCGGACGATTCGGACGACGAGAAGAAGGCCGGCCCACTGGGCGGGAGCAGCtacgaggaggaagaggaggaggacggCGGTGGAGGGGGTGAGCGCAAGGTGGGCGGCCCCCACCCCAAATACGACGAGGACGCCAAGCGGCCCTACTTCACGGTGGATGAGGCAGAGGCCCGTCAGGACGGCTACGGGGACCGGACTCTGGGCTACCAGTACGACCCGGAGCAGCTGGACTTGGCCGAGAACATGGTTTCTCAGAACGACGGGTCTTTCATTTCCAAGAAAGAGTGGTACGTGTAG
- the NECTIN1 gene encoding nectin-1 isoform X1, which produces MPSCPPKTPTQKPSLTQGLFLPHPSSSSLWTRNAKEGRETWILSLAFQFLSSIASSAHTQVVQVNDSMYGFIGTDVVLHCSFANLLPGVKITQVTWQKATNGSKQNVALYNPAMGVSVLAPYRERVEFLRPSFTDGTIRLSRLELEDEGVYICEFATFPAGNRESQLNLTVMAKPTNWIEGTQAVLRAKKGQDDKVLVATCTSANGKPPSVVSWETRLKGEAEYQEIRNPNGTVTVISRYRLVPSREAHQQSLACIVNYHMDRFRESLTLNVQYEPEVTIKGFDGNWYLQRMDVKLTCKADANPPATEYRWTTLNGSLPKGVEAHNRTLFFKGPINYSLAGTYICEATNAIGTRSGQVEVNITEFPYTPSPPEHGRRAGSVPTAIIGGVAGSVLLVLIVVGGIVVALRRRRHTFKGDYSTKKHVYGNGYSKAGIPQHHPPMAQNLQYPDDSDDEKKAGPLGGSSYEEEEEEDGGGGGERKVGGPHPKYDEDAKRPYFTVDEAEARQDGYGDRTLGYQYDPEQLDLAENMVSQNDGSFISKKEWYV; this is translated from the exons GCGCCCACACCCAGGTGGTCCAGGTGAACGACTCCATGTATGGTTTCATTGGCACGGATGTGGTGCTGCACTGCAGCTTCGCCAACCTGCTGCCCGGCGTGAAGATCACCCAGGTCACGTGGCAAAAGGCCACCAATGGCTCCAAGCAGAACGTGGCCCTCTACAACCCAGCCATGGGCGTCTCCGTGCTGGCTCCCTACCGCGAGCGTGTGGAGTTCCTGCGGCCCTCCTTCACTGACGGCACCATCCGCCTCTCCCGCCTAGAGCTGGAGGATGAGGGAGTCTACATCTGCGAGTTCGCCACCTTCCCTGCCGGCAATCGAGAGAGCCAGCTCAACCTCACCGTCATGG CCAAACCCACCAACTGGATAGAGGGCACCCAAGCAGTGCTTCGAGCCAAGAAGGGGCAGGATGACAAGGTCCTGGTGGCCACCTGCACCTCGGCCAATGGGAAGCCTCCCAGTGTGGTATCCTGGGAAACTCGGCTGAAGGGCGAGGCAGAGTACCAGGAGATCCGGAACCCCAACGGCACGGTGACCGTCATCAGCCGCTACCGCCTGGTGCCCAGCCGGGAAGCCCACCAGCAGTCCCTGGCCTGCATCGTCAACTACCACATGGACCGCTTCCGGGAAAGCCTCACCCTCAACGTGCAGT ATGAGCCTGAGGTGACCATCAAGGGATTTGATGGGAACTGGTACCTGCAGCGGATGGATGTAAAGCTCACATGCAAAGCTGATGCTAACCCCCCAGCCACCGAGTACCGCTGGACCAC GCTGAACGGCTCTCTCCCCAAGGGCGTGGAGGCCCACAACAGAACCCTCTTCTTCAAGGGACCTATCAACTATAGCCTGGCAGGGACCTACATCTGTGAGGCCACCAACGCCATCGGCACCCGCTCGGGCCAGGTGGAAGTCAACATCACAG AATTTCCCTACACCCCGTCTCCTCCCGAACACGGGCGGCGCGCCGGGTCGGTACCCACGGCCATCATTGGGGGCGTGGCGGGGAGCGTCCTGCTGGTGCTGATCGTTGTTGGCGGGATCGTGGTGGCCCTGCGCCGGCGCCGGCACACCTTCAAGGGCGACTACAGCACCAAGAAGCACGTGTATGGCAATGGCTACAGCAAGGCGGGCATCCCGCAGCACCACCCGCCCATGGCCCAGAACCTACAGTACCCGGACGATTCGGACGACGAGAAGAAGGCCGGCCCACTGGGCGGGAGCAGCtacgaggaggaagaggaggaggacggCGGTGGAGGGGGTGAGCGCAAGGTGGGCGGCCCCCACCCCAAATACGACGAGGACGCCAAGCGGCCCTACTTCACGGTGGATGAGGCAGAGGCCCGTCAGGACGGCTACGGGGACCGGACTCTGGGCTACCAGTACGACCCGGAGCAGCTGGACTTGGCCGAGAACATGGTTTCTCAGAACGACGGGTCTTTCATTTCCAAGAAAGAGTGGTACGTGTAG